A section of the Candidatus Nitrosacidococcus sp. I8 genome encodes:
- the folE gene encoding GTP cyclohydrolase I FolE — MDKKITQEQCDDHYDPELESAVKQILTRVGEDPDRDGLKKTPERVAKAYEFLTSGYHLTVEEVVKDALFDDECEEMVIVKDVEFYSLCEHHMLPFFGRAHVGYLPNKKIVGLSKIARVIDVFARRLQVQERLTNQIAQGLMSILNPRGVGVVLEACHFCMVMRGVQKQNSHTVTSSMLGTFQKDPRTRSEFIELIHRTS; from the coding sequence ATGGATAAAAAAATTACACAGGAACAATGTGATGATCACTACGATCCGGAACTTGAAAGTGCAGTAAAACAAATTCTTACTCGGGTGGGTGAAGATCCGGACCGAGATGGGCTTAAAAAAACCCCCGAGCGAGTTGCAAAAGCCTATGAGTTTTTAACCAGTGGCTATCACTTAACCGTAGAAGAAGTAGTAAAAGATGCTCTATTTGATGATGAATGTGAAGAGATGGTCATTGTCAAAGATGTGGAATTTTACTCTTTATGTGAACATCACATGCTTCCTTTCTTTGGTCGAGCCCATGTAGGATACTTGCCTAATAAGAAAATTGTAGGATTAAGCAAAATTGCCCGAGTGATTGACGTGTTTGCAAGAAGGCTGCAAGTACAAGAGCGTTTAACTAATCAAATTGCTCAAGGGCTGATGTCCATTTTAAACCCTCGTGGCGTAGGGGTAGTGCTAGAAGCTTGCCACTTTTGTATGGTAATGCGTGGTGTGCAGAAACAAAATAGCCATACGGTAACTAGCTCTATGCTAGGCACGTTTCAAAAAGATCCCCGTACTCGATCTGAATTTATAGAACTGATTCATCGTACTTCTTAG
- the thiD gene encoding bifunctional hydroxymethylpyrimidine kinase/phosphomethylpyrimidine kinase — MKGRVFIIAGSDSGGGAGIQADIKTVTTLGGYAATAITALTAQNTQGVFGILPIPPDFIAEQIKRVLTDIGADCIKIGMLHSKEIIEAVAVTLKSFALDIPIVLDPVMIAKDGTALLDPESIDSLKHYLFPLATLITPNIPEAQALTGLAIKDLQAMDAATYQLQNLGIPWILMKGGHLLSDRLCDILISKNSKKIFETQRINTLHTHGTGCTLASAIATGIAQGQSIENSCAYAHRYVQKAIQTAVGYGKGKGPLNHSHTVTSPFLKEIIHN; from the coding sequence ATGAAAGGTCGTGTGTTTATTATTGCGGGATCAGATTCTGGCGGAGGTGCTGGGATTCAAGCGGATATTAAAACTGTTACTACCCTTGGTGGATATGCAGCGACTGCCATTACTGCTTTAACCGCTCAAAATACCCAAGGAGTATTTGGTATATTACCTATTCCTCCTGATTTTATCGCTGAACAGATAAAGCGTGTACTTACGGATATCGGGGCTGACTGTATTAAAATAGGGATGCTCCACTCTAAAGAAATCATCGAAGCAGTGGCAGTTACTTTAAAATCATTTGCTCTTGATATCCCTATTGTATTAGATCCTGTAATGATTGCTAAAGATGGTACTGCTCTTCTAGATCCAGAAAGCATAGATAGTTTAAAACATTACCTCTTTCCATTAGCAACTTTGATCACTCCCAATATTCCAGAAGCTCAAGCATTGACTGGGCTAGCAATTAAGGATTTACAAGCAATGGATGCGGCTACTTATCAGCTACAGAATCTAGGAATACCTTGGATTTTGATGAAAGGTGGTCATCTACTTAGCGATCGCCTTTGCGATATACTAATTTCCAAAAATAGCAAAAAAATTTTTGAAACTCAGCGAATTAATACACTTCATACTCATGGTACAGGCTGTACCCTAGCTTCAGCTATTGCTACAGGTATAGCTCAAGGACAATCTATTGAAAATTCTTGCGCTTACGCCCATCGCTACGTACAAAAGGCTATTCAAACCGCCGTAGGCTACGGTAAAGGAAAAGGTCCTTTAAACCATAGCCATACTGTAACTTCTCCTTTTTTAAAGGAAATAATTCACAATTAG
- a CDS encoding ABC transporter ATP-binding protein, with protein sequence MPALELVNLSKSYWKGNTEHPILENLNTTIELGECIVLLGRSGSGKSTLLNLIAGIDYPDTGEVKVNNINLTQLSEEERTLFRRRYLGIVFQFFNLIPTLTVEENVLLPLALNGQNNLQGQHRAKELLQEVGLADRTHSSPDELSGGEQQRVAIARALVHDPALILADEPTGNLDFETGQQVLALLDRMIKQKGKTLIMVTHSLEMIGQADRVLKLSSTGLIPEKFN encoded by the coding sequence ATGCCTGCATTAGAATTAGTTAACCTAAGTAAATCCTATTGGAAGGGAAATACAGAGCACCCTATTTTGGAAAATTTAAATACCACCATTGAATTAGGCGAATGCATTGTACTTTTAGGACGTAGTGGATCAGGGAAATCTACCCTCCTTAATTTAATTGCTGGCATTGACTATCCAGATACTGGAGAAGTGAAGGTTAATAATATAAATCTAACCCAGCTTTCAGAAGAAGAGCGTACCTTATTTCGGCGACGCTATCTAGGGATTGTTTTTCAATTTTTTAATCTTATCCCTACCCTTACGGTTGAAGAGAATGTGCTACTACCTTTAGCACTTAATGGTCAAAATAACCTCCAGGGACAACATAGAGCAAAAGAGCTACTTCAAGAGGTTGGATTAGCTGATCGTACTCATAGTAGTCCTGATGAGCTCTCAGGAGGCGAGCAACAAAGAGTAGCTATTGCTCGTGCACTCGTCCATGATCCTGCATTAATTTTAGCCGATGAGCCTACCGGAAATTTAGACTTTGAGACAGGACAACAAGTCCTTGCTCTTTTAGATCGGATGATCAAACAAAAGGGTAAGACTCTAATTATGGTAACCCATAGCTTAGAGATGATAGGTCAAGCCGATCGGGTGTTAAAACTAAGTTCAACAGGGTTAATACCAGAAAAATTTAATTAA
- a CDS encoding CPBP family intramembrane glutamic endopeptidase, whose amino-acid sequence MNRDQAWVDIFFALILVGVSGITVKWVGTFIAPHQLFAVLILQGITILVGIKVLLMCRNQDWQYIKLQPLKLGNIPQAFIVLSSGIGVNILLNASIALFNMPLLTQHLSQLQTLASQLDGNFSVLEVSFMMLFVGIYEEIMTRGFLLNRCSIALGSTHKGILFSSLLFGFGHLYQGWIGVVQTGLFGMILAFFTSRWNTLWPAILAHGSLNTLSLVALNHFTP is encoded by the coding sequence ATGAACCGTGACCAAGCATGGGTAGATATATTCTTTGCATTAATCCTTGTTGGAGTGAGTGGAATCACTGTGAAATGGGTAGGTACGTTTATCGCTCCTCATCAGTTATTTGCTGTGTTGATTTTACAAGGTATTACTATTCTTGTTGGAATAAAAGTTTTATTAATGTGCCGTAATCAAGACTGGCAATACATAAAACTACAACCCCTAAAACTTGGTAATATCCCCCAAGCCTTTATTGTGTTAAGCAGTGGCATCGGGGTGAATATATTATTAAATGCCTCTATCGCACTATTTAATATGCCATTACTTACGCAACATCTTAGCCAATTACAAACTCTTGCAAGTCAGTTAGATGGTAACTTCTCCGTACTGGAAGTAAGTTTTATGATGTTGTTTGTAGGTATCTATGAAGAAATTATGACACGAGGTTTTTTATTAAACCGCTGTTCAATTGCCCTTGGAAGTACTCATAAGGGAATCTTATTTTCCTCACTTCTTTTTGGGTTTGGTCATCTATACCAAGGGTGGATAGGGGTAGTACAGACAGGACTCTTTGGTATGATACTTGCCTTTTTTACTAGCCGCTGGAATACTTTATGGCCTGCTATCCTTGCCCATGGTAGTTTAAATACTCTTTCTCTGGTTGCTTTAAATCATTTTACTCCTTAA
- the hflD gene encoding high frequency lysogenization protein HflD, producing the protein MKTIWHDRVLALAGMIQALNSVQQIARHGSVATDTMNASLFSIFELNPETTEGVYGGIQGLSVGLKFLNQQLNKKLRRAEPELLRYLITIIYLEKKLKHNTQMLDKVGHEIEILKLQTENLTPMQPETITRLAQIYLNTISTLTPRIQIRGEQTHLKQVENIELVRALLLSGIRSAVLWRQMGGRRYQLLFNNQQLLRETESMLQKLSEIESSQRT; encoded by the coding sequence ATGAAAACAATATGGCATGATAGGGTATTAGCTCTAGCAGGTATGATTCAGGCACTTAATTCAGTACAACAAATAGCACGCCATGGTAGTGTCGCTACTGATACAATGAATGCTAGTTTATTTAGTATTTTTGAGCTTAACCCAGAAACCACTGAAGGCGTTTATGGAGGTATCCAAGGGCTTTCTGTAGGGCTAAAATTCTTAAATCAACAGCTTAATAAAAAACTTCGCCGAGCAGAGCCGGAACTTCTTCGCTATTTAATAACTATTATTTATCTAGAAAAAAAACTAAAACATAACACCCAAATGCTAGATAAAGTTGGTCATGAGATAGAAATTCTCAAGCTGCAAACAGAAAATTTAACCCCAATGCAGCCAGAAACCATCACTCGTCTTGCCCAAATTTACCTTAATACCATTAGCACCCTTACGCCAAGGATTCAAATTAGAGGCGAACAAACCCATTTAAAGCAAGTAGAGAATATTGAATTAGTTCGAGCTTTGCTTCTCTCAGGGATTCGTTCAGCAGTGCTTTGGCGACAAATGGGAGGCAGACGTTATCAACTGTTATTTAATAACCAGCAGCTATTACGAGAAACGGAATCTATGCTACAAAAACTCTCTGAGATTGAGTCTAGTCAACGAACATAA
- a CDS encoding AMP-dependent synthetase/ligase, with amino-acid sequence MNTSYSIALEKAKTLPGLFQERVRLTPNKIAYQYFNTEKKTWEQLNWADMDTQLKRWQIALIKENLNRGDRVAIMLPNCPEWVLADQAALSLGLVIVPLYVSDRAENILYILKDSNVKLLIIKNSRQWQEVKQGASLDDLNKVVSLTQAENNESESKLYIMDQWLPLHGEEIALPPCEPNDLATIVYTSGTTGNPKGVMLSHHNILWNANSSLQRVPIYPEDSLLSFLPLSHMFERTLGYYLPMMVGASVSYARAPTKVAEDLVTLKPTAMISVPRVYERIYDKIHQTLEKKPKWVKYLFRLAIASGWQQFRAQQKQIPWHPLCLLYPLLKSKVSQPILDQFGGNIRVAVCGGAALSYDISKEFLALGVPLLQGYGLTEASPTISANAADNNDPHSIGMPLQDVEVKVENTGELLVRSPGVMLGYWNNPQATTEIIDKNHWLHTGDQVRIDQNRIYITGRIKEIIVLTNGEKIPPAEMETVIGMDPLFDQVMVVGEHKPYLAALIVLNSEGWTELSKNLDLTPHQEKSLKHPEIIKQVLGRVKLHTRSFPGYAKIRNVFLTLTPWTIENGLLTPTLKIRRNKILSQYQRQIDDLYS; translated from the coding sequence ATGAACACTAGTTATTCAATTGCTTTAGAAAAAGCAAAAACACTACCTGGGTTGTTTCAAGAACGAGTACGACTGACTCCCAATAAGATTGCATACCAATACTTTAATACAGAGAAAAAAACTTGGGAGCAATTAAACTGGGCTGATATGGATACCCAGTTAAAACGCTGGCAAATAGCACTTATTAAAGAAAACTTAAATAGAGGAGATCGGGTGGCTATTATGCTGCCAAACTGCCCTGAGTGGGTACTGGCAGATCAAGCCGCTTTGAGTTTAGGTCTAGTGATAGTGCCTTTGTATGTTTCTGATCGAGCGGAGAATATTCTTTATATATTAAAAGATTCCAATGTAAAGTTACTGATCATTAAAAATAGTCGTCAATGGCAGGAAGTAAAACAGGGAGCATCATTAGACGATCTTAATAAAGTAGTTTCTTTAACTCAGGCAGAAAATAATGAAAGTGAAAGTAAACTCTATATTATGGATCAGTGGTTACCACTCCATGGAGAAGAGATAGCCCTTCCTCCCTGCGAACCCAATGATCTAGCTACCATTGTATATACCTCGGGTACTACTGGAAATCCTAAAGGGGTGATGCTCAGTCATCATAATATTTTATGGAATGCTAATAGTAGCTTACAAAGAGTGCCTATTTATCCTGAAGATTCCTTACTTTCTTTTTTGCCCCTATCTCATATGTTTGAGCGTACCTTAGGCTATTACCTACCTATGATGGTAGGCGCCTCTGTAAGTTACGCTCGAGCACCTACTAAGGTAGCCGAAGACTTAGTTACCTTAAAACCTACCGCTATGATTAGCGTACCCCGGGTTTATGAACGAATTTACGATAAAATTCACCAAACCTTAGAGAAAAAACCTAAATGGGTGAAATACTTATTTAGATTGGCTATAGCCAGTGGGTGGCAACAATTTAGAGCACAGCAAAAACAAATCCCATGGCATCCGCTTTGTTTACTTTATCCTTTACTAAAAAGTAAAGTTAGCCAGCCTATTTTAGATCAATTTGGAGGAAATATCCGAGTCGCTGTATGTGGTGGTGCTGCCCTTAGTTATGACATTTCTAAAGAATTTTTAGCATTAGGCGTACCCCTACTTCAAGGTTATGGCTTAACAGAGGCAAGCCCTACCATCAGTGCAAATGCTGCAGATAATAACGATCCCCATAGTATAGGTATGCCCTTGCAAGACGTGGAAGTTAAGGTAGAAAATACTGGTGAATTACTCGTAAGAAGCCCAGGGGTCATGCTAGGGTATTGGAATAATCCACAAGCAACGACTGAAATAATTGATAAGAACCATTGGCTTCATACCGGCGATCAAGTACGGATAGATCAAAATAGAATTTACATTACAGGTAGAATTAAAGAAATTATTGTCCTAACTAATGGGGAAAAAATTCCTCCGGCAGAAATGGAAACAGTGATTGGCATGGATCCACTATTCGATCAGGTTATGGTAGTGGGTGAGCATAAACCCTATTTAGCCGCCTTGATTGTATTAAATTCTGAGGGATGGACTGAGCTTAGCAAGAACTTAGATCTTACTCCTCATCAGGAAAAATCCTTAAAACATCCAGAAATAATTAAACAAGTACTAGGGCGAGTAAAATTACATACCCGCTCTTTTCCGGGTTACGCTAAGATACGCAATGTATTCCTTACCCTCACACCTTGGACCATAGAAAATGGACTGCTTACCCCAACCCTTAAAATTCGCCGTAATAAAATTCTCTCTCAGTACCAGCGACAAATTGATGATTTGTATTCATAG
- a CDS encoding ABC transporter permease, which produces MLSFFWRISWRSLFNHPWQILLTLLGIILGVAVVIAIDLVNESAYQSFTLTTSSMAGHTTHEIIGGSSGLDEKVYTQIRLAYSSIPAAPILEGFISLSGDETHQLRVLGVDPFAEAPFRDYINQKNNLAEINLIALLTEPNTIILEQATAQALNVALKDKISVVFNNATHLLTVVGIFKGDTLTQKGLSQILITDIATAQEILDQLGHLTHIDLILPSGKQELIQENQLKNLLPAGAILRTTNERGQALRTLTHAFKINLTALSLLALLVGAFIVFNTITFLWLQRRRTIGLLRALGVTQKQTFLLLLTEALIIGIIGSIGGVLLGIFLAQILLSPIIQTFNDLYAQVQVQGLFISPSTLFTGTILGIGATLVATIIPALEIVYTPPGIGIKRAPLESQARRWIKGAAFMGSGLFMFGVVISLIPSKNIILGFLGVTGVLIGGTLIAPVLGIFLLKAILPFLKKSLGILGQLSARSIIASLSRSGIAMAALTLAVAATIGIGMMISSFRHSVNQWLLITLQADLYVSTTGTHTGPDSRFLDSQLIVHISALPEIDSVSTTYWLRLEGEENNTTDMVIFNPAPQSLESFQFVAGHPQKAWDAFLNDESVLISEPYATHHQLSPGSKIMLPTAQGPHSFTVSGVYLSYGSNQGVVTIHKKNYEHYWSDSKVSSIGIYVKPHTDFDALRSKLLTLISPNSGVEINTNREVRDLSLEVFDRTFAITEIVRFLAGLIAFAGILSALMALQLERTREFGTLRAIGITPRQIRWLITGQTALMGIICGLLAIPLGLVSAAGLIYIINYRSFGWTMEFNIIPMELFQGILLALIASLLAGIYPAWRASQVAPAVALHEE; this is translated from the coding sequence ATGCTCTCTTTTTTCTGGCGAATTAGCTGGCGAAGCCTATTTAATCATCCTTGGCAAATTTTACTTACCTTACTTGGAATCATTCTTGGGGTTGCCGTAGTGATTGCCATTGATCTGGTCAATGAGAGTGCCTATCAATCTTTTACCCTAACCACAAGTAGTATGGCAGGGCACACAACCCATGAAATTATTGGTGGTTCTAGTGGGTTAGATGAAAAAGTATATACCCAGATTCGGCTAGCTTACTCATCTATACCGGCAGCACCTATCCTAGAAGGATTTATTTCCCTATCAGGAGATGAAACGCACCAATTAAGGGTTTTAGGTGTTGATCCCTTCGCTGAAGCTCCTTTTCGAGACTATATTAATCAAAAAAATAATCTAGCAGAAATAAATCTTATAGCTTTATTAACAGAGCCTAACACCATTATCCTTGAACAGGCGACTGCTCAGGCACTAAATGTTGCACTTAAAGATAAAATTTCAGTTGTATTTAACAATGCAACTCACTTACTTACAGTAGTGGGTATTTTTAAAGGAGATACCTTAACTCAAAAAGGATTATCTCAGATTCTAATTACTGATATTGCAACTGCCCAAGAAATTTTAGATCAACTAGGTCACCTTACCCATATTGATCTTATTTTACCCTCTGGTAAACAGGAATTAATTCAAGAAAACCAGCTCAAGAATTTACTGCCAGCAGGAGCAATACTCAGAACCACTAATGAACGTGGTCAAGCATTAAGAACCCTCACCCATGCATTTAAAATTAATTTAACTGCATTAAGCCTGCTTGCCCTACTCGTGGGTGCATTTATAGTGTTTAATACCATCACTTTTCTTTGGTTACAGCGACGACGTACTATTGGACTACTTCGTGCCTTAGGGGTAACACAAAAACAAACCTTTCTGCTGCTTTTAACTGAAGCCCTCATCATAGGGATAATAGGATCTATTGGAGGTGTGCTTCTAGGAATTTTTCTAGCACAAATTCTACTCAGCCCTATCATTCAAACTTTTAATGATCTCTATGCTCAAGTACAGGTGCAAGGTTTATTTATTTCTCCTAGTACGCTATTTACAGGGACCATCTTGGGAATAGGGGCTACCTTAGTTGCTACTATTATTCCCGCATTAGAAATTGTGTATACTCCTCCCGGAATCGGTATTAAGCGTGCCCCTTTAGAAAGTCAAGCTCGCCGTTGGATAAAAGGCGCTGCTTTCATGGGAAGTGGACTATTTATGTTTGGAGTCGTCATTTCATTGATACCAAGTAAAAATATTATCCTTGGTTTTTTAGGAGTGACGGGAGTCCTCATTGGCGGAACCCTAATTGCTCCTGTTTTAGGTATTTTTCTACTTAAAGCTATATTGCCCTTTTTGAAAAAAAGCTTGGGTATTTTAGGACAGCTCTCAGCACGAAGTATTATTGCTAGTTTAAGTCGCTCAGGTATTGCTATGGCAGCCCTTACCCTTGCTGTGGCTGCTACCATAGGAATTGGGATGATGATCAGTAGTTTTCGTCATTCAGTCAATCAGTGGTTATTAATCACCTTGCAGGCTGATCTTTATGTATCTACTACGGGCACCCATACTGGACCCGATAGTCGTTTTTTAGATTCACAGCTAATTGTTCATATTAGTGCATTGCCTGAAATAGATTCGGTAAGTACTACCTATTGGCTTCGCCTTGAGGGTGAAGAAAATAATACCACCGATATGGTGATTTTTAACCCTGCCCCTCAAAGCCTAGAGAGTTTTCAATTTGTTGCAGGCCATCCCCAAAAAGCTTGGGATGCTTTTCTTAATGACGAATCCGTACTCATTTCTGAACCCTACGCCACCCATCATCAATTATCTCCCGGATCAAAAATAATGCTACCTACTGCACAAGGTCCCCATTCTTTTACAGTTTCTGGAGTTTATTTAAGTTATGGATCAAATCAAGGGGTAGTGACTATCCATAAAAAAAATTATGAGCACTATTGGTCTGATTCTAAAGTATCCAGCATAGGTATCTACGTGAAACCTCATACTGATTTTGATGCACTTCGTAGCAAGTTATTGACGCTAATTTCGCCTAATAGTGGGGTTGAAATTAACACCAACCGTGAAGTTCGAGATTTATCATTAGAAGTTTTTGATCGTACCTTTGCTATTACGGAAATAGTACGCTTCTTAGCGGGATTAATTGCTTTTGCAGGGATTTTAAGTGCCTTAATGGCACTTCAGCTTGAAAGAACACGTGAGTTTGGTACTCTACGAGCTATTGGGATTACTCCTCGTCAGATTCGCTGGTTAATTACAGGTCAAACTGCACTAATGGGGATCATATGCGGATTACTTGCGATTCCTTTAGGGTTAGTTTCTGCTGCTGGGTTAATTTATATTATTAATTACCGCTCCTTTGGTTGGACCATGGAATTTAACATTATTCCTATGGAATTATTTCAAGGAATTTTGCTTGCCCTCATTGCTTCCTTACTAGCAGGGATTTATCCTGCTTGGCGTGCCTCTCAAGTTGCTCCTGCGGTTGCCCTGCATGAAGAATAA
- a CDS encoding class I SAM-dependent methyltransferase produces the protein MSKKTLQITDALYDYLLSVSLREPDVLRELRDETNTMEKANMQISPEQGQFMALLIELIGAKKTLEIGVFTGYSSLCTALALPPDGKVVGCDVSEEWTAIAKRYWEKAGVSHKIDLRLAPAIETLDQMINAGESGTFDFAFIDAEKTEYEDYYQRTWKLLRSGGLIAIDNVLRSGRVIDPDFDDEDTNAIRDFNLARFNDKSVPLSLVPIADGLTLIRKP, from the coding sequence ATGTCTAAAAAAACCCTTCAAATTACCGATGCCCTATATGATTATTTACTCTCGGTTTCTTTACGAGAACCTGATGTTTTAAGAGAGCTTCGGGATGAAACCAACACCATGGAAAAGGCTAATATGCAAATTTCCCCTGAGCAAGGTCAGTTTATGGCACTACTCATTGAATTGATTGGTGCTAAAAAAACATTAGAAATTGGGGTATTTACTGGTTATAGCTCCCTTTGTACTGCCCTTGCTCTTCCGCCAGATGGAAAGGTAGTGGGCTGTGATGTAAGCGAAGAGTGGACTGCAATAGCAAAACGATATTGGGAAAAAGCAGGGGTATCCCATAAGATCGATTTACGCCTAGCCCCTGCCATTGAAACTCTTGATCAGATGATTAATGCTGGAGAGAGCGGCACTTTTGATTTTGCTTTTATTGATGCCGAAAAAACGGAATACGAAGATTACTATCAGCGGACATGGAAGCTTTTAAGATCAGGTGGTTTAATTGCAATAGATAATGTACTTCGTTCTGGACGAGTCATTGATCCAGATTTCGATGATGAAGATACTAATGCTATTCGTGACTTTAACTTAGCTCGCTTTAATGATAAAAGCGTACCCCTAAGCTTGGTGCCTATCGCCGATGGCTTAACCTTAATTCGTAAACCTTAA
- a CDS encoding YnfA family protein, which produces MLFLKTLILFMVTALAEIMGCYLPYLWLKQAKSAWLLIPAAFSLAGFVWLLTLHPQATGRVYAAYGGVYISVALIWLWVVNSIIPTWTDWVGVGLCLLGMTIIMLGA; this is translated from the coding sequence GTGCTTTTTCTTAAAACTTTAATTCTTTTTATGGTAACAGCTTTAGCGGAAATTATGGGCTGTTACCTTCCTTATTTATGGCTTAAACAAGCTAAATCAGCCTGGTTACTCATCCCAGCGGCATTTAGTCTAGCTGGATTTGTTTGGCTACTTACTCTGCATCCACAAGCGACAGGAAGGGTGTATGCAGCTTATGGTGGGGTATATATTAGCGTGGCTTTAATTTGGTTATGGGTCGTTAATTCAATCATACCGACTTGGACCGATTGGGTTGGGGTAGGATTATGTTTATTAGGAATGACCATTATTATGCTCGGTGCATAA
- the mnmA gene encoding tRNA 2-thiouridine(34) synthase MnmA, which yields MSDPKVLVGLSGGVDSSVAAFQLQQQGYRVNGLFMKNWVDFTEESECTIIEDRADAKNVASTLDIPFYEANFAEDYWDHVFQHFLKEYEAGRTPNPDILCNREIKFKVFLDHALSLGNHLIATGHYARIWQSDDGVYHLLKGRDNNKDQSYFLYTLGQKQLSHTLFPLGDLEKTEVRKIAAKAEFSNYNKKDSTGICFIGERRFKDFLSRYLLNKPGEICTPEGEIVSHHEGLMYYTLGQRQGLGIGGHKNGNGLPWYVVSKQMTTNTLYVAQDKEHPWLQSQRVNVNELHWVIGQSPSLPFLCTAKTRYRQPDQLCTLAQMANDSIEVIFDTPQRAVTPGQAIVFYKNEECLGGGTITTTDAPGIAL from the coding sequence ATGTCTGATCCCAAAGTGCTAGTGGGTTTATCAGGAGGAGTGGATTCTTCAGTTGCCGCTTTTCAATTACAGCAACAAGGCTATAGAGTGAATGGGCTTTTTATGAAGAATTGGGTGGATTTTACTGAAGAATCGGAGTGCACTATCATAGAAGATCGGGCGGATGCTAAAAATGTTGCCTCTACTTTAGACATTCCTTTTTATGAAGCAAATTTTGCTGAGGATTATTGGGATCATGTTTTTCAGCACTTTCTAAAAGAATATGAGGCGGGGCGTACCCCTAATCCGGATATTTTATGTAATCGGGAAATAAAATTTAAAGTATTTTTAGATCATGCCCTAAGTTTAGGCAATCATTTGATTGCTACTGGACACTACGCACGGATTTGGCAATCTGATGATGGAGTCTATCACCTGCTTAAAGGTAGGGATAATAATAAAGATCAAAGCTATTTTTTATATACCTTAGGTCAAAAACAACTTTCCCATACTTTATTTCCTTTAGGGGATCTTGAAAAAACGGAAGTACGTAAGATTGCTGCTAAAGCAGAATTTTCAAATTATAATAAGAAGGACAGTACAGGAATTTGCTTTATTGGCGAACGCCGGTTTAAGGACTTTCTTAGCCGCTATTTGTTAAATAAGCCCGGAGAAATCTGCACTCCAGAAGGAGAAATTGTGAGTCATCATGAAGGGTTAATGTATTATACCTTAGGGCAAAGACAAGGATTAGGTATTGGCGGGCACAAAAATGGTAATGGGCTACCTTGGTATGTAGTGAGCAAACAAATGACAACAAATACCCTATATGTTGCTCAAGATAAGGAGCATCCATGGCTGCAAAGCCAGAGAGTTAACGTAAATGAATTACATTGGGTTATAGGGCAATCTCCTAGTCTACCTTTTTTATGCACCGCTAAGACTCGCTATCGCCAACCCGATCAACTTTGTACTCTGGCTCAAATGGCTAACGATTCTATTGAAGTTATTTTTGATACACCACAGCGAGCGGTAACCCCAGGGCAAGCCATTGTTTTTTATAAAAATGAGGAATGTCTTGGGGGTGGCACAATTACAACTACAGATGCACCAGGAATAGCACTATGA